One genomic segment of Cervus canadensis isolate Bull #8, Minnesota chromosome 14, ASM1932006v1, whole genome shotgun sequence includes these proteins:
- the LOC122453201 gene encoding LOW QUALITY PROTEIN: myosin-binding protein C, fast-type-like (The sequence of the model RefSeq protein was modified relative to this genomic sequence to represent the inferred CDS: deleted 1 base in 1 codon), whose product MPEAKPAAKKAPAGKDAGKDAAAKPAPKEAPPTEVPPEDQSPTTEEPTGVFLKKPDSVSVETGKETVIVAKLNGKELPAKPDIKWFKGKWLELGSKSGARFSFKESHDAASNVYTVELHISKVVLGDRGDYRIEVKAKDLCDSCAFNIDVEAPRQDSAGQSLESFKRSGEAKSDTAGELDFSGLLKKRQVVEEEKKKKKDDDDLGIPPEIWELLKGAKKSEYERIAFQYGITDLRGMLKRLKKAKVEVKKSAAFTKKLDPAYQVDRGNKIKLVVEISDPDLPLKWFKNGQEIKPSSKYVFENVGKKRILTINKCTLADDAAYEVAVKDEKCFTELFVKEPPVLIVTALEDQQVFVGDRVEMAVEVSEEGAQVMWLKDGVELTREDSFKARYRLKKDGKRHILIFSEVTMEDKGHYQVMTNGGQCEAELIVEEKQLEVLQDIADLTVKASEQAVFKCEVSDEKVTGKWYKNGVEVRPSKRITISHVGRFHKLVIDDVRPEDEGDYTFVPDGYALSLSAKLNFLEIKVEYVPKQEPPKIHLDCSGQTSENSTVVVAGNKLRLDVSITGEPRPVATWMKEDQVFTGTEGRVRIEERGDISSFVIESAERGDESRYTIKVTNPVGEDVASIFLKVVDVPDPPEAVRVTSVGEDWAILVWEPPKYDRGRPVTGYLLERKKKGSQRWMKLNFEVFTETTYESTNMIEGILYEMRVFAVNAIGVSQPSMNTKPFMPIAPTSEPQHLTVEDVTDTTTTLKWRPPDKIGAGGIDGYLIKYCVEGSDEWIPANTEPVERCGFTVKNLPTGAKITFHVVGVNIAGRSQPATLTQPVTIREIVEQPEIRLPHHLRQTYVRKVGEYLNLVIPFQGKPRPQVVWTKGGAPLDTSHVHVRTSDFDTVFFVRQAARSDSGEYELTVQIENMKDTATICIRVVEKAGPPENVMVKEVWGTNALVEWQAPRDDGNSEVTGYLVQKADKKTMEWFTVYERSRHTSCTVSDLIMGNEYYFRVYTENICGLSDLPGVSKNTARILKTGMTLKLPEFKEHDFRTAPKFLTPLLDRVVVAGYAAALNCAVRGHPKPKVVWMKNKMEIREDPKFVMTNHQGVLTLNIRRPSPFDSGTYSCRAVNELGEALAECKLEVRVPQ is encoded by the exons ATGCCTGAGGCAAAACCAGCGGCCAAAAAGGCCCCCGCGGGCAAAGACGCGGGCAAAGATGCTGCTGCCAAGCCGGCTCCCAAGGAAGCGCCCCCTACAGAAGTCCCACCCGAAGACCAGTCTCCCACCACGGAGGAACCCACCGGCGTTTTCCTGAAGAAGCCAGACTCCGTGTCGGTGGAGACTGGAAAGGAAACTGTGATCGTGGCCAAGTTGAATGGGAAAGAGCTGCCGGCCAAACCCGACATCAAGTGGTTCAAGGGGAAGTGGTTGGAGCTGGGCAGCAAGAGTGGTGCCCGATTCTCCTTCAAGGAGTCCCACGACGCCGCCAGCAATGTGTACACTGTGGAGCTGCACATCTCGAAGGTGGTACTGGGGGACCGCGGGGATTACCGCATCGAGGTCAAAGCCAAGGACTTATGTGATAGCTGTGCCTTTAACATCGATGTGGAGGCGCCCCGTCAGGACTCCGCTGGACAGAGTCTAGAAAGCTTCAAGCGATCGGGTGAAGCGAAGTCAGACACCGCGGGTGAGCTGGATTTCAGCGGGCTGTTGAAGAAGAGGCAGGTGGttgaggaggagaagaaaaagaagaaagatgacgATGACCTTGGCATCCCGCCAGAGATTTGGGAGCTCCTGAAAGGGGCAAAGAAGAGTGAGTATGAGAGGATCGCCTTCCAGTACGGCATCACCGACCTCCGGGGCATGCTGAAGCGGCTCAAGAAGGCCAAGGTTGAGGTCAAGAAGAGTGCAGCCTTCACAAAGAAGCTGGATCCAGCCTACCAAGTGGACAGAGGCAACAAGATCAAGCTGGTGGTAGAGATCAGCGATCCAGACCTTCCCCTCAAGTGGTTCAAGAATGGCCAGGAAATCAAACCAAGTAGCAAATACGTGTTTGAGAACGTTGGTAAGAAGCGAATCCTCACCATCAACAAGTGCACGCTGGCGGACGATGCTGCTTATGAGGTTGCCGTCAAAGACGAGAAGTGTTTCACCGAGCTCTTTGTCAAAGAACCCCCAGTCTTGATTGTCACAGCCCTGGAGGACCAGCAGGTGTTTGTGGGCGATCGGGTAGAAATGGCAGTGGAAGTGTCAGAAGAGGGTGCCCAAGTCATGTGGCTGAAAGATGGCGTGGAACTGACTCGGGAGGATTCCTTCAAGGCCAGGTACCGCCTCAAGAAGGATGGGAAGCGTCACATCCTCATCTTCTCGGAAGTGACCATGGAGGATAAGGGGCACTACCAGGTCATGACCAACGGCGGCCAGTGTGAGGCGGAGCTCATCGTGGAAGAGAAACAGCTGGAAGTCCTGCAGGACATCGCGGACCTGACCGTCAAAGCCTCGGAACAGGCCGTGTTCAAGTGTGAGGTGTCCGACGAGAAGGTCACGGGCAAGTGGTACAAGAACGGGGTGGAGGTGCGGCCCAGCAAACGGATCACCATCTCCCACGTGGGGAGGTTCCACAAGCTGGTGATCGATGACGTCCGGCCTGAGGACGAGGGAGACTACACGTTTGTGCCTGACGGCTATGCCCTGTCCCTCTCGGCCAAGCTCAACTTCCTGGAAATCAAAGTGGAGTACGTCCCCAAACAGGAGCCACCCAAAATCCACCTTGACTGTTCCGGGCAGACCTCAGAAAATTCCACTGTGGTTGTGGCCGGAAACAAGCTGAGGCTGGACGTGTCCATCACCGGGGAGCCCCGGCCTGTTGCCACCTGGATGAAGGAGGATCAGGTGTTCACGGGCACCGAGGGCAGGGTCCGCATCGAGGAGCGAGGTGACATCAGCAGCTTCGTGATCGAGAGCGCGGAGCGAGGTGACGAGAGTCGCTACACCATCAAGGTCACCAATCCTGTGGGCGAGGACGTGGCCTCCATCTTCCTGAAGGTTGTGGATGTCCCAGACCCCCCGGAGGCAGTGCGAGTCACGTCGGTTGGAGAGGACTGGGCCATCCTGGTCTGGGAGCCCCCCAAGTATGACAGGGGACGGCCGGTCACTGGATACCTCCTGGAGCGGAAGAAGAAGGGCTCCCAGCGCTGGATGAAGCTGAACTTCGAGGTCTTCACGGAGACCACCTACGAGTCCACCAACATGATCGAGGGCATCCTCTACGAGATGCGGGTCTTTGCCGTCAACGCCATCGGGGTCTCCCAGCCCAGCATGAACACCAAGCCCTTCATGCCTATTGCGCCCACGAGTGAACCGCAGCACCTGACTGTGGAGGACGTGAccgacaccaccaccaccctcaagTGGCGGCCCCCGGATAAGATCGGGGCGGGTGGCATCGATGGGTACCTGATCAAGTACTGCGTGGAGGGCTCTGACGAGTGGATCCCTGCTAACACGGAACCCGTGGAGCGCTGTGGCTTCACCGTCAAGAATCTCCCCACAGGAGCCAAAATCACCTTCCACGTGGTCGGGGTCAACATCGCGGGCCGCAGCCAGCCGGCCACCCTGACCCAGCCGGTCACCATCCGGGAGATTGTGGAACAACCCGAAATCCGGCTACCCCACCACCTTCGCCAGACTTATGTCCGCAAAGTCGGGGAGTATCTCAACCTGGTCATCCCCTTCCAGGGAAAGCCGCGGCCGCAGGTGGTGTGGACCAAGGGCGGGGCGCCCCTCGACACCTCCCACGTTCACGTGCGCACCAGCGACTTCGACACGGTGTTCTTCGTGCGCCAGGCGGCCCGCTCCGACTCCGGGGAGTACGAGCTCACGGTGCAGATCGAGAACATGAAGGACACGGCCACCATCTGCATCCGCGTTGTGGAAAAGGCAGGGCCCCCGGAGAATGTGATGGTGAAGGAGGTGTGGGGCACCAACGCGCTGGTGGAGTGGCAGGCCCCCAGGGATGACGGCAACAGTGAGGTCACCGGGTATTTGGTCCAGAAAGCCGACAAGAAAACCATGGAGTGGTTCACGGTTTATGAGCGCAGCCGGCACACCTCCTGCACCGTGTCCGATCTCATCATGGGCAACGAGTACTATTTCCGAGTTTACACTGAAAACATCTGTGGGCTCAGTGACTTGCCTGGTGTCTCCAAGAACACAGCCCGGATCCTCAAGACAGGTATGACCCTCAAGTTGCCCGAGTTCAAGGAGCACGACTTCCGAACGGCCCCCAAGTTCCTGACGCCTCTATTAGACCGGGTGGTGGTGGCTGGTTACGCTGCAGCTCTCAACTGTGCC GTGAGAGGCCACCCAAAGCCCAAGGTGGTCTGGATGAAGAACAAGATGGAGATCCGCGAAGATCCCAAGTTCGTGATGACCAACCACCAGGGGGTCCTGACGCTGAACATCCGCCGCCCGTCCCCCTTCGACTCGGGGACTTACTCGTGTCGGGCCGTCAACGAGCTGGGGGAGGCCCTGGCCGAGTGCAAGCTGGAAGTCCGAGTGCCACAGTGA